In the genome of Nocardia sp. NBC_00416, one region contains:
- a CDS encoding metallophosphoesterase, translating into MPVISTSALRRTAFGAAGVAAAGVGYASLIERNAFVLREATMPVLRPGSAPLRLLHISDLHMTPGQKLKQQWLRELDRLEPDLVINTGDNLSHQKAVPAVVQSLGPLLSRPGLFVFGSNDYFAPVPKNPLKYFDKNHKRVHGAPLPWKDLRAAFTERGWLDLTHTRRDIEVGGIRIASAGVDDPHLQRDRYDTIAGAPNPLADLRIGLTHSPEPRVLDRFAEDGYDLVLAGHTHGGQLCLPGYGALVTNCDIDRSRVKGPSKWGAHTRLHVSAGIGTSPWAPYRFCCRPEATLLTLVAVPPKQPAADSGRGISTSQAVAR; encoded by the coding sequence ATGCCCGTGATCTCGACGTCGGCCCTGCGCCGAACCGCCTTCGGCGCCGCCGGAGTCGCGGCGGCCGGAGTCGGCTACGCCTCTTTGATCGAACGCAATGCCTTCGTTCTGCGCGAAGCCACCATGCCGGTACTTCGACCGGGCTCGGCGCCGCTGCGGTTGTTGCACATCAGCGATCTGCACATGACCCCCGGGCAGAAACTCAAACAGCAGTGGCTGCGCGAACTCGACCGGCTGGAACCCGACCTGGTGATCAATACGGGCGACAACCTGTCCCACCAGAAGGCCGTTCCCGCGGTGGTCCAGTCCCTGGGCCCGCTGCTGTCGCGGCCGGGCCTGTTCGTGTTCGGCAGCAACGACTACTTCGCGCCGGTGCCGAAGAACCCGCTGAAGTACTTCGACAAGAACCACAAGCGGGTACACGGCGCACCCTTGCCCTGGAAGGATCTGCGCGCGGCGTTCACCGAACGCGGCTGGCTGGACCTGACACATACCCGGCGAGATATCGAGGTCGGCGGTATCCGGATCGCCAGCGCGGGCGTCGACGATCCGCATCTGCAGCGCGACCGCTACGACACCATCGCCGGCGCCCCCAACCCGCTCGCCGATCTCCGGATCGGTCTGACGCACTCGCCGGAACCGCGGGTCCTGGACCGCTTCGCCGAGGACGGCTACGACCTCGTCCTGGCCGGTCACACCCACGGCGGGCAGCTCTGCCTGCCCGGCTACGGCGCCCTGGTCACCAACTGCGATATCGATCGCTCGCGGGTGAAAGGGCCGTCCAAGTGGGGCGCGCACACCCGGCTGCACGTCTCGGCCGGGATCGGCACCTCCCCCTGGGCGCCGTACCGCTTCTGCTGTCGCCCCGAGGCCACCCTGCTCACCCTCGTCGCCGTCCCGCCGAAACAACCGGCCGCCGACTCCGGCCGCGGTATCTCGACATCGCAGGCGGTGGCCCGGTAG
- a CDS encoding GatB/YqeY domain-containing protein, with product MSELKSRLRADMTAAMKAKDSLRLNTLRMLLAAIQTAEVAGKEARELSDAEVVAVLTKESKKRNESAEIYTQAGRGELAANEHAEARIIDEYLPTQLTDAEVADVADTAIAQVAEELGERPGMRQMGQVMKVATGLAAGQADGSRISAAVKARL from the coding sequence ATGTCGGAACTGAAATCGAGGCTGCGCGCGGATATGACCGCCGCGATGAAGGCGAAGGATTCGCTGCGTCTGAACACTCTGCGGATGTTGCTGGCCGCCATCCAGACGGCCGAGGTCGCCGGGAAGGAAGCCCGCGAACTGTCCGATGCCGAGGTCGTCGCGGTCCTGACCAAGGAATCGAAGAAACGCAACGAATCCGCCGAGATCTACACCCAGGCGGGCCGCGGTGAGCTGGCGGCCAACGAACACGCCGAGGCGCGGATCATCGACGAATACCTGCCCACCCAGCTCACCGACGCCGAAGTCGCCGATGTCGCCGATACCGCGATCGCCCAGGTCGCGGAGGAACTGGGCGAACGGCCCGGAATGCGGCAGATGGGCCAGGTCATGAAGGTCGCGACCGGGCTCGCCGCCGGTCAGGCCGACGGCTCCCGGATCTCGGCGGCGGTGAAGGCGCGACTCTAG
- a CDS encoding penicillin-binding protein yields the protein MPITRALLKLSGSCVLASVLVAGLLFPVAGGFGFVSNRAADAVDNVSAELVEGTVPAVSTMVDAAGNPIAWLYEQRRFEVPSDQISNDMKLAIVSIEDKRFADHHGVDWQGTIRAFLTNTSSGEVQQGASTLDQQYVKNFQLLVVAKTDAERRAAIETTPARKIREIRMALTLDKELSKDEVLTRYLNLVPFGNSSYGIQDAAQTYFGVDAKDLNIAQSAMLAGMVQSSSKLNPYTNPEGVTARRNTVLDTLMQNIPSRAEEFHTAKSQPLGVLPEPKGLPRGCIAAADRGFFCDYALQYLANAGLSKEQIEKGGYLIRTTLDPAVQDSVKRSVNANADPHLENIAELMSLIGPGKDKHPLLAMASSRTYGLNRDAHETLLGQPYTMVGDGAGSVFKLFTTAAAMEKGMGINAQLDVPSRFDARGMGNGGAPGCPPATYCVENAGNYRSPMSVTEALATSPNTAFVKLIQAVGVTPTMDMAVRLGLRSYTEPGTSGHDDNQSLADMIKGQNLGSFTLGPVAVNPLELSNVAATIASGGTWCPPSPIAEVIDRYGKPVPLTEQACEQVVEPGLANTLANAMSKDSAGGGTASGAAASAGWNLPVSAKTGTTESHRSSAFLGFTNSLAGSVYVYGDSPTPGEICSFPLRNCPANDSSGLFGGNEPARTWFGAVKAAATSFPPPALPPIDEKYVRGAENAQVPDVVGMTAGEATGALTGAGFKVTSVTSPGSAPKGTVTGSTPNGSAIPGSQVTIYLSDGTVREPPPPGRPAATTPNAPGIPLPPFLPPIPIPVPIPR from the coding sequence GTGCCGATCACACGTGCGCTCCTCAAGCTGTCGGGCAGCTGTGTACTCGCCTCCGTGCTCGTAGCCGGATTGTTGTTCCCGGTCGCCGGAGGTTTCGGATTCGTCTCGAACCGCGCCGCCGACGCCGTCGACAACGTGTCCGCCGAACTGGTCGAGGGAACCGTTCCCGCTGTCTCCACCATGGTGGACGCGGCCGGTAACCCGATCGCCTGGCTGTACGAGCAGCGCCGGTTCGAAGTGCCCAGCGACCAGATCTCCAACGATATGAAGTTGGCCATCGTCTCCATCGAGGACAAGCGCTTCGCCGACCATCACGGTGTCGACTGGCAGGGCACCATTCGCGCCTTCCTCACCAACACCAGCAGCGGCGAGGTCCAGCAGGGCGCCTCGACCCTCGACCAGCAATATGTGAAGAACTTCCAACTGCTCGTCGTCGCGAAAACCGACGCCGAGCGCCGCGCCGCCATCGAGACCACTCCCGCACGTAAGATCCGCGAGATCCGGATGGCGCTGACCCTGGACAAGGAACTCAGCAAGGACGAAGTCCTCACTCGCTATCTGAACCTGGTTCCGTTCGGCAATTCCTCGTACGGCATCCAGGACGCCGCCCAGACGTACTTCGGTGTCGACGCCAAGGATCTGAACATCGCCCAGTCGGCGATGCTGGCCGGGATGGTGCAGAGCAGTTCCAAACTGAACCCCTACACCAACCCCGAAGGCGTCACCGCGCGACGCAATACCGTGCTCGACACCCTGATGCAGAACATCCCCAGCCGGGCCGAGGAGTTCCACACCGCCAAGTCCCAGCCGCTGGGCGTGCTGCCGGAACCGAAGGGCCTGCCCCGGGGTTGCATCGCCGCGGCCGACCGCGGGTTCTTCTGCGATTACGCCCTGCAGTACCTGGCCAATGCCGGACTCAGCAAAGAACAGATCGAAAAGGGCGGCTACCTGATCCGCACCACTCTGGACCCCGCCGTCCAGGATTCGGTGAAGCGCTCGGTGAACGCCAACGCCGACCCACACCTGGAGAACATCGCCGAACTCATGTCGCTGATCGGCCCGGGCAAGGACAAACATCCGCTGCTGGCGATGGCGAGCAGCCGCACCTACGGCCTGAACCGGGACGCGCACGAAACCCTGCTCGGGCAGCCGTACACGATGGTCGGTGACGGCGCGGGCTCGGTGTTCAAACTCTTCACCACCGCGGCCGCGATGGAGAAGGGCATGGGCATCAACGCCCAGCTCGACGTGCCGTCCCGGTTCGACGCCCGGGGCATGGGCAACGGCGGCGCTCCCGGCTGTCCGCCCGCCACCTATTGCGTGGAGAACGCGGGCAACTACCGATCGCCCATGTCGGTGACCGAGGCCCTGGCCACCTCACCGAACACCGCCTTCGTGAAACTCATCCAGGCTGTCGGCGTGACGCCGACGATGGATATGGCGGTCCGGCTCGGGCTGCGCTCCTACACCGAGCCCGGCACCTCCGGACACGACGACAACCAGAGCCTGGCCGATATGATCAAGGGCCAGAATCTCGGATCGTTCACTCTCGGTCCGGTCGCGGTGAACCCGCTGGAACTGTCCAATGTGGCCGCGACCATCGCCTCCGGCGGCACCTGGTGCCCGCCGTCGCCGATCGCGGAAGTCATCGATCGCTACGGCAAGCCGGTTCCGCTCACCGAACAGGCGTGCGAGCAGGTCGTCGAGCCGGGTCTGGCCAATACTCTGGCCAACGCCATGAGCAAGGACTCCGCCGGCGGCGGCACCGCATCCGGCGCGGCCGCGTCGGCCGGCTGGAACCTGCCGGTATCGGCCAAGACCGGTACCACCGAGAGCCACCGGTCCTCGGCGTTCCTCGGGTTCACCAACTCGCTCGCCGGGTCGGTCTACGTCTACGGCGACAGTCCGACACCGGGCGAGATCTGCTCGTTCCCGCTGCGCAACTGCCCCGCCAACGACTCCAGCGGACTGTTCGGCGGTAACGAGCCGGCCAGAACCTGGTTCGGCGCCGTCAAGGCCGCCGCCACGAGCTTCCCGCCACCGGCCCTGCCGCCGATCGACGAGAAGTACGTCCGCGGCGCCGAGAACGCCCAGGTGCCCGATGTCGTGGGAATGACCGCGGGTGAGGCGACCGGGGCACTCACCGGCGCCGGGTTCAAGGTCACCTCGGTGACCTCGCCCGGCTCGGCGCCCAAAGGCACGGTCACCGGGTCGACCCCGAACGGCTCGGCGATCCCCGGATCGCAGGTGACGATCTACCTCAGCGACGGCACGGTCCGCGAACCACCGCCACCGGGCCGACCGGCCGCCACCACCCCGAACGCGCCGGGGATACCGCTGCCACCGTTCCTGCCGCCGATCCCCATCCCGGTGCCCATCCCACGGTGA
- a CDS encoding WhiB family transcriptional regulator — translation MHMTTPVARLDVEEAEARIAWVTQARCKEVDPDQLFVRGAAQRKAATICRHCPVLMECGADALDNRVEFGVWGGMTERQRRALLKQHPEVTSWAEFFSAQRHHQVAM, via the coding sequence ATGCACATGACAACCCCCGTCGCTCGATTGGACGTAGAAGAGGCCGAGGCAAGGATCGCCTGGGTCACCCAGGCCCGATGCAAGGAAGTAGATCCCGATCAACTGTTCGTCCGTGGCGCGGCACAGCGCAAGGCCGCGACGATCTGCCGGCACTGTCCGGTCCTGATGGAGTGCGGAGCGGACGCATTGGACAACCGGGTCGAGTTCGGGGTGTGGGGCGGCATGACCGAGCGACAGCGGCGGGCGCTGCTCAAGCAGCATCCGGAGGTGACCTCCTGGGCCGAGTTCTTCAGCGCTCAGCGCCATCACCAGGTGGCTATGTAA
- a CDS encoding ArsA family ATPase, which produces MSTRPAAPAPLDISTIIDDPTARVVVCCGSGGVGKTTTAAAIALRAAEEGRKVVVLTIDPARRLAQSLGVADLDNSPQRVALGPEAKGELHAMMLNMRRTFDEMVLEHTTPDKAEQIFANPFYQAVASSFGGTQEYMAMEKLGQLAGHREWDLIVVDTPPSRNALDFLDAPKRLGNFLDGRMIRVIMAPGRGVGRFVTGAMSLAVRGVSTIVGGQMLKDASNFLQSLESLFGGFQERANRTFAMLAKPGTHFLVVAAPEPDALREASFFVDRLSTEKMPLAGLVLNRTHPVLCSLSPDHALTAADRIGDSDPLSAGVLRVHAQRVSTARREQHLLHRFTGAHPRVPIVSVTALPFEVTDLVALRAVGAQLAGTQPGG; this is translated from the coding sequence ATGAGTACCCGACCGGCCGCCCCGGCACCGCTCGATATCTCCACCATCATCGACGATCCGACGGCCAGGGTCGTGGTGTGCTGCGGTTCCGGCGGCGTCGGTAAGACGACCACCGCCGCGGCGATCGCGTTGCGCGCCGCCGAAGAGGGTCGCAAAGTCGTGGTCCTCACCATCGACCCGGCCCGCCGGCTGGCCCAGTCGCTGGGCGTCGCAGATCTGGACAACAGTCCGCAACGAGTCGCGCTGGGTCCCGAGGCCAAGGGCGAACTGCATGCCATGATGCTGAACATGCGACGCACCTTCGACGAGATGGTGCTGGAGCACACGACGCCGGACAAGGCCGAACAGATCTTCGCCAACCCCTTCTACCAGGCGGTGGCCTCGTCTTTCGGCGGCACGCAGGAATACATGGCGATGGAGAAGCTCGGTCAGCTCGCGGGGCATCGGGAATGGGACCTGATCGTCGTGGACACCCCGCCCTCGCGTAACGCACTGGACTTCCTCGACGCACCCAAGCGCCTCGGCAATTTCCTGGACGGCCGGATGATCCGGGTCATCATGGCGCCCGGCCGCGGGGTGGGGCGGTTCGTCACGGGTGCGATGAGCTTGGCCGTGCGCGGCGTCTCGACCATTGTCGGCGGCCAGATGCTCAAGGACGCCTCGAACTTCCTGCAGTCGCTGGAGTCGCTGTTCGGCGGGTTCCAGGAGCGTGCCAACCGAACCTTCGCGATGCTGGCCAAACCCGGGACGCATTTCCTGGTGGTGGCCGCGCCGGAACCGGATGCGCTGCGGGAGGCGTCCTTCTTCGTGGACCGGCTGTCCACCGAGAAGATGCCGCTGGCCGGGTTGGTGCTCAATCGAACACATCCGGTCTTGTGTTCGCTGTCGCCCGATCACGCGCTGACCGCCGCCGACCGGATCGGTGATTCCGATCCGCTATCGGCCGGCGTGCTGCGGGTGCACGCCCAGCGGGTGTCGACGGCCCGGCGGGAACAGCATCTGCTGCACCGGTTCACGGGCGCGCACCCGCGGGTACCGATCGTCTCGGTCACCGCGCTGCCGTTCGAGGTGACCGATCTGGTGGCGCTGCGGGCCGTCGGGGCCCAATTGGCCGGTACACAACCGGGCGGCTGA
- a CDS encoding ArsA-related P-loop ATPase, protein MAEPTTVSESAEPDLKTGWPDRAADARLHYVSGKGGTGKSTVAAALALALAAGGRRVLLVEVENRQSIAQLFDLPPLPPTETKIATADGGGEVVALALDIEHAFLEYLDMFYNLGFAGRAMRRMGAIDFVTTIAPGLRDVILTGKIKECVVRSDKTTGRPAYDEVVVDAPPTGRIASFLDVTQAMAELAKGGPIAAQADGVSKLLHSDQTVIHLVTLLEALPVQETLDAIAELQDNDLRIGSVIVNRTAQSPLTAETRSLAASGRLDRDAVRTHLESAGITLSDADFAGLLTETIEHSATLRAQDASAAELLDLEIARLELPALTNGMDLGGIYELAAHLNEQGVR, encoded by the coding sequence GTGGCAGAACCAACGACGGTCTCGGAATCGGCCGAACCGGACCTGAAGACAGGGTGGCCCGACCGCGCGGCCGACGCCCGCCTGCACTATGTCTCCGGCAAGGGCGGCACCGGTAAGTCCACTGTGGCCGCGGCTCTGGCTCTGGCTCTGGCCGCCGGCGGTCGGCGGGTGCTGCTGGTCGAGGTGGAGAACCGGCAATCGATCGCCCAGCTCTTCGATCTGCCACCGCTGCCGCCCACCGAAACGAAGATCGCCACCGCGGACGGTGGCGGCGAAGTGGTGGCGCTGGCGCTGGATATCGAACACGCCTTCCTCGAATATCTCGATATGTTCTACAACCTCGGCTTCGCCGGCCGGGCGATGCGCCGGATGGGCGCAATCGACTTCGTCACCACGATCGCACCGGGTCTGCGCGATGTCATCCTGACCGGCAAGATCAAAGAGTGCGTGGTCAGGTCCGATAAGACCACCGGCCGGCCGGCCTACGACGAGGTCGTGGTCGACGCACCGCCGACCGGCCGGATCGCCAGTTTTCTCGATGTCACCCAGGCGATGGCCGAGCTCGCCAAGGGCGGCCCGATCGCCGCACAGGCCGACGGCGTCTCCAAACTGCTGCATTCGGATCAGACGGTGATCCATCTGGTCACCCTGCTCGAGGCGCTGCCGGTGCAGGAGACCCTGGACGCCATCGCCGAGTTGCAGGACAACGATCTGCGGATCGGCAGCGTGATCGTCAACCGCACCGCGCAGAGCCCGCTCACCGCCGAGACCCGCAGCCTCGCGGCGTCCGGCCGGCTGGACCGCGACGCCGTGCGCACCCACCTGGAATCAGCCGGGATCACGCTGTCCGATGCCGATTTCGCCGGTCTGCTCACCGAGACGATCGAGCATTCGGCCACTCTGAGAGCACAGGATGCCAGCGCGGCCGAACTGCTGGACCTGGAGATCGCGCGGCTGGAGTTGCCCGCCCTCACCAACGGGATGGACCTGGGCGGCATCTACGAACTGGCCGCCCATCTGAACGAGCAGGGAGTCCGATGA
- a CDS encoding DUF4177 domain-containing protein: MSDVTQWEYATVPLLTHATKQILDQWGADGWELVTVLPGPTGEQHVAYLKRPKQ, translated from the coding sequence ATGAGCGATGTGACCCAGTGGGAATACGCGACCGTGCCGCTGCTGACCCATGCGACCAAACAGATCCTGGATCAGTGGGGTGCCGACGGCTGGGAACTCGTGACGGTGCTTCCCGGGCCGACCGGTGAGCAGCACGTCGCGTACCTCAAGCGGCCGAAGCAGTAA
- a CDS encoding RidA family protein, with protein MGESGAVRPATEWQANLERLGLAVPAVVAPVAAYVPAVRSGNHVYTSGQLPFVAGELSAVGKVGAEVSFEDAVTAARWCAVNALAAVHDLVGLDEVVRIVKVVGFVASAPGFTDQPLVINGASELLAEVFGPAGAHARSAVGVFELPKNTPVEVELIAEVRDQVGRV; from the coding sequence ATGGGGGAATCCGGCGCAGTGCGCCCGGCAACCGAATGGCAGGCGAACCTCGAGCGGCTGGGCTTGGCGGTACCCGCCGTGGTGGCGCCGGTCGCCGCCTATGTGCCCGCGGTGCGCAGCGGGAACCACGTCTACACCTCCGGACAGCTGCCGTTCGTGGCGGGTGAGCTTTCGGCGGTCGGCAAGGTCGGCGCCGAGGTCTCCTTCGAGGACGCGGTGACCGCCGCGCGGTGGTGCGCGGTGAACGCACTGGCCGCCGTGCACGATCTGGTCGGCCTGGACGAGGTGGTGCGAATCGTGAAGGTGGTCGGCTTCGTCGCCTCGGCACCGGGATTCACCGACCAGCCGCTGGTGATCAACGGCGCTTCCGAATTGCTCGCCGAGGTGTTCGGTCCGGCCGGAGCCCACGCGCGCTCGGCGGTCGGGGTATTCGAACTGCCGAAGAACACCCCGGTGGAGGTCGAGCTGATCGCCGAGGTTCGTGATCAGGTCGGACGGGTCTAG
- a CDS encoding MBL fold metallo-hydrolase, translating to MTLTHPAYAQLRTVTPSAAVLLANNPGPMTLDGTNTWILRSPGRTDCVVIDPGPDDPAHIAAIAEATGGAVALTLITHRHPDHTGGIDELVRLTGTPVRAMDPEFLRGDVSPLTDGEIVEAAGLRITVVHTPGHTADSVSFLLADAVLSGDTILGRGTTVLDRDGTLRDYLRSLDRLLEVGAGRALLPAHGPDHPDLEPVARYYIAHRNERLAQVRAALDELGADAKAMDVVRKVYADVDESLWPAACNSVESQLTYLRSEPDPQN from the coding sequence GTGACCCTCACCCATCCGGCCTATGCGCAACTGCGGACGGTGACACCGTCGGCGGCGGTGCTGCTCGCGAACAATCCCGGACCGATGACCTTGGACGGGACGAACACCTGGATCCTGCGATCGCCCGGTCGCACGGACTGCGTGGTGATCGATCCGGGTCCGGACGACCCGGCGCACATCGCCGCGATCGCCGAGGCGACCGGTGGCGCGGTGGCGCTCACCCTCATCACGCACCGGCATCCCGACCACACCGGCGGTATCGACGAGTTGGTGCGCCTGACCGGAACGCCGGTGCGTGCCATGGACCCGGAGTTCCTGCGCGGTGACGTGTCGCCGTTGACCGACGGCGAGATCGTCGAAGCCGCCGGACTGCGCATCACGGTGGTGCACACACCCGGCCACACGGCGGATTCGGTGAGTTTCCTGCTCGCCGACGCGGTGTTGAGCGGGGACACGATCCTTGGACGGGGCACCACGGTGCTCGACCGCGACGGCACGCTGCGCGACTATCTCCGGTCCCTGGACCGGCTGCTGGAGGTCGGCGCCGGACGGGCTCTGTTGCCCGCGCACGGGCCGGATCATCCGGATCTGGAACCGGTGGCGCGGTACTACATCGCGCACCGTAACGAACGGCTCGCGCAGGTCCGCGCGGCACTCGACGAACTCGGTGCGGACGCGAAGGCCATGGATGTGGTCCGCAAGGTCTACGCGGACGTGGACGAGAGCCTGTGGCCTGCCGCGTGCAATTCGGTGGAATCACAGCTCACGTATCTGCGGTCGGAGCCGGACCCACAGAACTGA